One window of the Danaus plexippus chromosome 25, MEX_DaPlex, whole genome shotgun sequence genome contains the following:
- the LOC116775137 gene encoding trypsin-like, protein MNTYISCFIMTVSFNIPVMNTFSSSINDTTSNLDGLGEHAIVTNSETFPYMVAILKKSVYISAGALIDQSWVLTGADSLFMIRETTRFIRVRLGSVNYKEGGYVTGIKFFEIHPYFDDSKPLFDVALIKLPEPVRMTPSLNPIRLQKRYRDVIPTHFTVTAWPRRGRNTSGHKESLEDIKRRRLLSVTHLHPLDSEQCSDDLDTWVPDFNNKKLIMCLEPPINGDPCERDIGAPVVLNGILWGVISSWKSEDCDVDGDSIFMSLVSAVEISSWIHSTIHAHRWTKKHTIDYDDNFI, encoded by the exons ATGAACACGTATATTTCATGCTTTATTATGACTGTTTCTTTTAACATCCCCGTAATGAATACGTTTAGTTCTTCTATAAATGATACGACATCAAATTTGGATGGTCTCGGGGAGCATGCGATAGTTACTAACAGTGAAACCTTCCCGTACATGGTGGCGATATTGAAAAAATCAGTTTATATCAGCGCTGGAGCATTAATTGACCAAAGCTGGGTCCTCACGGGTGCTGATTCCTTGTTTAT gattAGAGAAACTACGAGGTTCATACGAGTTCGTCTTGGCAGTGTTAATTACAAGGAGGGGGGTTATGTGACCGGTATTAAATTCTTCGAAATCCATCCTTACTTCGACGACAGTAAGCCACTTTTTGACGTGGCGCTTATAAAACTACCCGAACCAGTGAGAATGACCCCCAGTTTGAATCCAATAAGACTCCAAAAAAGATATCGTGATGTGATCCCAACTCATTTCACGGTAACCGCGTGGCCGAGACGG ggCAGAAATACATCAGGTCATAAGGAATCCCTGGAGGATATCAAACGACGAAGATTGTTATCCGTAACTCATTTGCATCCGTTGGACAGTGAGCAATGTTCAGACGACCTTGACACTTGGGTGCCtgactttaataataagaaattaatcaTGTGTCTTGAGCCACCTATTAATGGTGATCCTTGTGAG aGAGATATAGGTGCTCCGGTTGTTCTTAACGGGATTCTATGGGGCGTGATATCATCTTGGAAGTCTGAAGATTGTGATGTTGATGGTGATTCGATATTTATGTCCTTGGTGTCAGCTGTAGAGATCAGCTCCTGGATTCACTCCACTATTCACGCACATAGATGGACGAAAAAACACACCATAGATTACGACGACAActtcatttga